The DNA window tatatattttgaaatatgcttttattgcatatttcaataaaaaaaaacgaatacacAAATTGAATGTAGTGGGTAGGTATCATATCGGAATTAGTCCACTCGGAGTACGATAGAACTTTTTAGGAGGATGGCAATGTTGATTAATATCAATTTGCACAATTACTTGGTTGGAGTTCATTTTAAGCTTCGCTCTACACGAGGGGTTTGTCGAGCAACGCCAACCATTTTGACTGCCTCTCGAGTAAGTGTAGCCATTGACAAGTATAAGGTCTCTCCCTCTTTGTGATTTCAGTTTATCGTACGGccatttttctgtaaataataatgctaTCTCTTTAGATTTAAATCTTCATCTTTTAAACGTTAGTTATGGCAAGCGACTTCAGGTGGCTGCGACTCATAAGTTTCAAAACGAAGGTACCTGATTTATCGTACCAAGTATGTGATGAAATATATTGGTCTTTTGATTTATCTTACtccatttctttattttacttcCATTTGAGCAAAAAAGGTAAAcaggaataaaataatacatgttttaccttaaaaatatttaaatattacgtaaatATTGAAGACTAGATCATTTTCTCGAACACAGTCCTATAACAGATTCATATCTGCTGcacttttcaaaaattaaacccAGTGACGTGCGATCGGCTAGCAATAAAAGCATTGTCTGTCTAGATCAGTTTTCCCGCGAACTCCAAGCTCCAGTGGTTGTTGCGCTAAGCTTGCCCACGGCAACCAATTTTACTACCTAATTTCATAcgtttcatttacaaaataaatcaattctaTTTCATTAAATCCACATTACCATCCCAGACGGTGTACGTATGTATCTTTTTGGTGGGTGGCAATGTATATTATCTATTTCCACAACAACTTGATTAGAGTCCATTACGAGTTTCGCTTTGCAAAGATTTGTCCGGCTTCTATTCGAACACCTCCAGCAATGCGTACTGTGTTTTGCGAAAGTATATCCATCAACCATGATAAGGTCTCTCCCAGtccttgattttattttttcatacagGCTATGTTCTGAAAATTAATTGGTGTTTAATAAGACCTAATTCACATTAAATACTAGTCTATCGTATTCAGACATCCAAACCTGGCAAAAGCCAACCCGCCAGTGACAGCGCAGACATTTCTCTATTTCAATCTCTGTACAGGAAAAGCGGTAATGGACTCTAATAATGCTTGTCCCACGTCTAGACGTTTGTAAATctgatttaaatgtttcttaacCCCTGTCAATAAGGCAAAATATAAGCTAACAAATAAGGGACTCGAACATGTCTTATTTATTAGGGAATATACGCAGTGCATACATTTAAACATAACTGAGATCTAGTTTTGTGTACTCCCTCAATTATAGGAGACCACGCCACCACGGCATACATGAAAGTTAATCTACTTACTTAACGCTATGTAATATGTTAACGTTatacaaattatacaataattagaGAATTAGATATGAgaatatgataataaaaactaatatagTCACAGTTGTTGCAATATATTATGACATTTTGTAAATGTCACAATGTGtcttgcaattaaaaataaaataaggtctTAAATAGAAATACATGTATTCTTACTACTTCATAGgctttacttttattatatactagctgttgcccgcgacttcgtccccgtgggtaggtttttttcacattttccattgtatcttcgctcctattagtcgcagcgtgatggtttatagcctaaagccttcctcgatgaatgttctattcaacacaaaaggaatttttcaatttggaccagtagttcctgagattagcgcgttcaaacaaacaaacaaactctttagctttatatattagtattatatattagtatagatattaaaacGGATGTGAGATATGATTAGATGTAACAGATTAAGTGTTTACTTGGATGTCTTGGTAAATGACAATGCACGTTGTTTATTTTCACGATATCGTCATTTGAGTTGAGTGTTAGTTTCGCTTTGCACGCAGGTTTTTTTGTCGAACAAACCCAGGTACGCACACCATGTTTTGAATATGTGTAACCATCAATTAGAATAACGTCTTTACCTTTctgggatttaattattttatatggaTAATATTCTGAAAAgtaattggttttaaattaggttaaatgttcatattatttaaactcGACTTAATTccaatatcaattaatttttttaggaacaaatatgaaaatattttgcaaatactTTGAAATCCTTACTACAGGTGCGAGGAGTCGAATGGGCACTAGCCAGTGTGGCCACTCGACTGTGTGCGATGTGGCGGGGATTCGGTGCTTGTAcaggaaaacaaacaaacttgttATCAAATAACGTTTGTAACCGACAAGTCAATTTGcaaggcaataaataaaaaacaaaagtttaaatttaacttaattattaaaaatggaaatttttaACGGTTGATCTTTGTATTAATCGACACGAGAAtcgggaaaaatatttttcagtaggCCTTTATCAAATTTTCATATCTTCAGTTTCAAATCGCCATTAGTATCCCAGACTTCGTACGTATGCATGTTTTTGGTGGATGACTATGTTCATTATCTATTTTCACAATGACTTCATTAGAGTCCATTAAAAGCTTCGCTTTGCAAATATTTGTACGGCTCCTCATCGAACACCTCCAGCTGTAACTACCGTTTCTCGAAAATGTATAACCATCGATCAGAATAAGGTCTCTCAATTTCTGTGATTTCACTTTTTCGTAGGAGACTATAgctgaaaaataattgttttttttttaatgagaaaatTCGTATATACCATTCTATTTTCTGTACTCTTATGCAACTTATATGTTAATTAGGTTCTTTTTGGAGTACGACTGCGTGACTGGCTGGCTGTATAGCTGGTCGTATAGGCTGATACACACAATCTCGTCCATGTATGATAAGATGCTTAAATCAAGAATTTAAAAGCAATACATAAatctcaaataaaatttattcagaaCACATTATTAAGCATatcgatttgttttttagaattcGGACTTTCCCTTGTTTATCCCGAGCATACGAGTATTTTGAAGAAAGTGGACTGACGTCAACCAATACAGGGTTCTTCAAGTGACCCACTTTCATTAGACTCACGATTTTCATCGGCGCTCATATGCAACTTTGCTTAGCTTTGAGTTTgataatatattcttttattctTTCTGTCATTGGGCACCCCCTATAGAACAGGGAGGGTGAATATCCAGACTTTAATCTAATGTATAACATGATCATGCCACGGTGTACAAATGGAACTCCTCCGAAACTCAAGAATgattgtgtgcatattgggtaagtctgagaataggacatctatttttcatagctctattttctttttgttacccTTGTACTAATTAGTATGaaaaaacgacgtttgctggggCGGCTTGTATcatataacaattaattttagaagGCTATTAAAACCCCAGCCTTGGTACGCATATATTGTTTTGGCGGGTGACAATGTTCGTTATATAATTTCACGATTTCTTCATCGGAGTTCAGTGTGAGTTTCGCTTTACAGGAAGGATTTCTCGTAGAACAAACCCAGGTATAGATACTAGATTTTGAAAAAGTGTAACCATCAACTAGAATAAGGTCTTTTCCTTTCCTTGATTTGACTGTTTCGTAtgtaaaatattctgaaaaatataattggttTTAATGCGATTAAAGCACACCACCTATACGATTCTTCTTTTTAATCTTGActcccgcgtaggataagcgtttTATAATCTCATACGCTGCTTCTTCAAGAACACCCTGTTCTCATATTATATGatgtcattttttgtaaaatccttgtgacaagaaattaaattacaaacaaaaaatttaatacatttttatttttaaaaaggaaagtaaataagtaaatgacgtacttatacatatttttttaggattctAACAAATTCCTCATCGTTGCTCAGTacaaacttgttttttattccaCTTATACCTTTGTCTGTAACGACATCAtgcaatttgaatattttactacCGCAACCGCATAAAATCCAGTTCGATACtaatacattaaaacaataaaaaaaaaacttatttttaactatCTTGCGTCACGTGCTAACCTAATCTCTTCTATCGCTAGACACCCTGCATAGCAAAGGTTTTCATATCTCGAGTTTtcttcaatactcaataatttgcgttccataatgtataTGAAGGTctcaataatataatgatacagAACCATTGTGGACCttgtcgggcacagcaatatcTTCATATCTTCTTTTCACTGTTCATTTCATATCGCCAATAAGACGCCAGACTTTGTACGAACGAATCGCTTTCGAGGATGTGaatgtacattatttatattcacgATGTGATCATTCGAGTTCATTATTAGTTTCGCTTTACAGGAAGAGTTTCTCGTTGAACAAATCCACGTATACATACTGGATCTTGAAAATGTATAACCATCAACTAGAATAAGGTCTTTCCCTTTCCTTGATTTAACTGTTTCGTATGGGCaatattctgaaaaataattGGTCATTAATGTGAGAAATTCTTGATTGACCCagtggtctagtggttagtgacacTGACTGCTACACCAGAGCAGGCTTCGACCTAGGACCAAATTAAATGCTTGTGGGAGcacgattataattaattgatccACATCATCTAcgtgtttagaaatataagCATGTTCatcaattgtctagtactcctaatacaagctttgcttagttttcgacaagatggcgttgtgttaaaTTATATTCGTACTACACTCACTTATATTTACATGGCTGTCTCGATACATCGAGATCCTTTCTGCCGTATGACTTCAAggagccgagtggtataggccACCAAGCTAATGATCTCAGTGCGCGATGTACTGCGACTACAAACCTCGCCTGGAAAAGCTTTCGCTTTCGgcgtctttatgcatgtgattgTGTAATATGACACAGACAAACTATCAAGTATACTTTTATTCTCCATTACTAAGCCTGGGAGAACAACAgcgattttgtttaataaaacatttgcacataaaaaataacacattcaCACATGTTTTGACTACgactttaattaatacaaacttCGAAAAGAAGAATTTAGGTAAGTGGTAAACAAAGACAGAAGCTCAAATCAgaaatgaattttattcaatagacaaaattatatcattactaTCTGGTATTTTACTAATCGGATTGTCCCTTGTGTTTGTTCTGAGAATGCTAGATGTCTGTCTT is part of the Trichoplusia ni isolate ovarian cell line Hi5 chromosome 7, tn1, whole genome shotgun sequence genome and encodes:
- the LOC113495877 gene encoding uncharacterized protein LOC113495877, whose translation is KTLINLIFFTEYCPYDKVKSQKGKDLILVDGYTFSKTSAYTWTCSTRNPSCKAKLTLNANEDIVKINNVHCHPPKQYVRTKSGILWAVCLVMENKSILDSLSVSYYTITCIKTPKAKAFPGEPLDHWVNQEFLTLMTNYFSEYCPYETVKSRKGKDLILVDGYTFSRSSMYTWICSTRNSSCKAKLIMNSNDHIVNINNVHSHPRKRFVRTKSGVLLAI